Proteins from a single region of Apium graveolens cultivar Ventura chromosome 7, ASM990537v1, whole genome shotgun sequence:
- the LOC141671932 gene encoding arabinosyltransferase XEG113 has product MAWNNPFQEVANSKPLFLTIYGTVIIGIIVSSFYVFSAIYSPDSTTIWQFSPPASGSPPLDHNINASYRTNVGYAEPKAQPLKNMSRPFMELPPPGSKMPPLENFRLTKELVQERVKDNVIVVTFGNYAFMDFILTWVKHLTDLHVDNILVGAMDVKLLEALYWKGVPVFDMGSHMSTIDVGWGSQAFHKMGREKVILIDAILPYGYELLMCDTDMVWLKNPLPYLARYPEADILTSSDQVVPTVVDDSLDIWQQVGAAYNIGIFHWRPTDSAKKLAKEWKEMLLADEKIWDQNGFNDIVRRQLGPSVDGESGLVYAYDGSLKLGILPASIFCSGHTYFVQAMYQQFRLEPYAVHTTFQYAGTEGKRHRIREAMAFYDPPEYYDPPGGFLTFKPSLPKSLLLDGEHNVESHFELMNYQMKQIRTALAVASLLNRTLVMPPLWCRLDRLWFPHPGVLEGSVTRQPFICPLDHVFEVNVMLRDLPEIDFGPQIKFREYSIFENPYMPAQVKESWLDVQLCQDGSQGCGLTNSTGPLGVLKFPKRSSEEKFETVFSLYKDIKVIQFSSMQDAFLGFSDKTREERFRARVKRYVGIWCCVSNHTPGHIYYDMYWDEKPGWKPLPPQTPEDDHPPT; this is encoded by the exons ATGGCTTGGAATAATCCATTTCAAGAAGTTGCAAATTCAAAGCCATTGTTTTTAACCATCTATGGGACTGTTATTATTGGCATTATAGTGTCTTCTTTTTATGTTTTTTCTGCTATTTATTCACCTGATTCCACAACTATTTGGCAGTTCTCTCCTCCTGCTTCTG GTTCTCCTCCCTTGGATCATAATATCAATGCATCATACCGAACAAATGTAGGTTACGCAGAACCTAAGGCTCAACCTTTAAAAAACATGTCAAGACCTTTTATGGAGTTGCCCCCTCCTGGTTCCAAGATGCCACCACTGGAGAACTTTAGACTTACAAAAGAGCTCGTACAGGAAAGGGTGAAAGATAATGTAATAGTAGTGACCTTCGGTAACTATGCCTTTATGGATTTTATTCTGACCTGGGTTAAACATTTAACTGATTTACATGTTGACAATATTCTTGTTG GGGCAATGGACGTAAAACTACTAGAGGCCTTGTATTGGAAAGGTGTACCAGTTTTTGATATGGGTAGCCACATGAGCACAATAGACGTTGGATGGGGCTCACAAGCATTTCACAAAATGGGAAGAGAAAAAGTTATTTTGATAGATGCCATCCTACCATATGGATATGAACTACTGATGTGTGATACAGACATGGTTTGGCTCAAG AATCCGCTTCCCTATCTTGCACGTTACCCTGAAGCCGACATCTTGACTTCATCTGATCAAGTTGTGCCAACAGTTGTTGATGACAGCTTGGACATCTGGCAACAAG TCGGTGCTGCCTACAACATAGGAATTTTTCACTGGCGGCCAACAGATTCTGCTAAAAAATTGGCGAAAGAGTGGAAAGAAATGCTTTTGGCTGATGAGAAGATATGGGATCAAAATGGTTTTAATGATATCGTACGCAGGCAATTGGGACCATCTGTTGATGGAGAAAGTGGACTTGTATATGCATATGATGGAAGCCTTAAGCTGGGAATTCTGCCAGCAAGCATTTTCTGCAGTGGGCACACTTACTTTGTTCAG GCCATGTATCAACAATTCAGATTGGAACCATATGCTGTACATACTACATTTCAGTATGCAGGAACCGAAGGAAAACGTCATCGAATACGAGAAGCAATGGCTTTCTACGATCCACCTGAATACTATGACCCCCCAG GAGGTTTCTTAACATTTAAGCCATCGTTACCAAAGAGTTTATTACTGGACGGAGAGCATAATGTTGAGTCCCACTTCGAGCTTATGAACTATCAA ATGAAACAGATAAGGACGGCACTTGCTGTTGCTTCATTGTTGAACCGTACACTG GTTATGCCTCCACTGTGGTGCAGGTTGGATAGGTTATGGTTTCCACATCCTGGGGTTTTGGAGGGATCCGTGACAAGGCAGCCTTTTATATGCCCTTTGGACCATGTATTCGAG GTCAATGTCATGTTGCGTGACTTGCCTGAGATAGATTTTGGACCGCAGATCAAATTCAGGGAGTATTCCATCTTTGAAAATCCATATATGCCTGCACAG GTGAAAGAGTCGTGGCTTGATGTACAACTGTGTCAAGATGGTTCACAAGGTTGTGGATTAACAAATAGTACAGGTCCACTGGGAGTTCTAAAATTTCCTAAGAGAAGCAGTGAAGAAAAG TTCGAAACCGTTTTCTCCTTGTACAAGGATATCAAGGTCATCCAATTCTCATCCATGCAGGATGCCTTTCTCGGTTTCTCTGACAAG ACAAGGGAGGAAAGATTTAGAGCCCGTGTGAAGAGGTATGTGGGCATATGGTGTTGCGTGAGTAACCACACACCTGGTCACATATACTATGACATGTACTGGGACGAGAAGCCTGGTTGGAAACCTTTGCCACCTCAAACTCCTGAAGATGATCATCCACCGACGTGA